The sequence CGGGCAAGAACTACGGCTGGCCCGACGCGGAGGGCAAGGCGGGCAAGTCCGGTTTCACCGATCCGCTGGAGCAGTGGAGGACGGCCGACGCCTCGCCGAGCGGCGTCGCGTGGGCCGAGGGCTCGGTGTGGCTCGCCTCGCTGCGCGGCGAACGCCTGTGGCGCGTACCGCTCAAGGGCACCGAGGCCGCCGCGAAGCCGCAGGCGTTCCTGAAGGGCGAGTACGGCAGGCTGCGCGCCGTCGTCGCGGCGGGCGGCGACAAGCTGTGGCTGCTCACCAACGAGACCGATTCGCGCGGCACCCCGTCGAAGGGGGACGACAAGATCCTCGAACTGCGCGTGAAGTGACGCGCCGGGCCGCCCGCGGGCACCGGCGCGTGGCGGCGGTCCGGTCCTCAGATCCGCCAGACTCCCGGGTCCGTCACCGCGCGCGGCTCGGGGGCCGGCGGGTCGAGGGTCTCCTCGGGGGTGTTCTCCGTGGTGGGCGGGACGAGGCCGCTCGTCGCGACGCGGACGGTGACCTTGCCGGAGCGCAGGTCGATGGGGCCGTGGCCGGGGTCGCCGTCGCCGACGTCCTCACGGGTGAGTTCCAGGCGGCTGCGCTCGTCGTCGGTGTGCTTGCGGCCGGGATTGAAGAGCATGTCGAACGCGCTGAACACGGTGGGCCTCCCGCCTCGGGCAGGGTGCCCGCTCTGCCAGCGTAAGCCCGTTCGAGTGAAAGCGTCCGGGGGAGAGCGACGGGCTAGACCTCCTCGCGCTCGGGGAAGAGCCGCAGCCGGTGCGCCACGGCCGCCGCCTCGCCGCGGCCCGTCACGCCGAGCTTGGCGATGATGCGCGAGACGTGGACGCTCGCCGTCTTCGGCGAGATGTAGAGGGTCTCGGCGATGCGGCGGTTGCTGTGCCCGGCGGCGACGAGGCGCAGCACCTCGCTCTCGCGCGCGGTGAGCCCGAGTGTCTGGGCGGGGGCGAGCGCCGGGCGCGCGGGGGGCTCGGAGGCGGGGAGCAGGCGCCCGCGCCGGGCCAGCTCGGCGGCCTCGCGGGCGAGCGGCGCGTACCCGAAGCGGCCGGCCGTCTCACGGACCGGGGCGAGGACGTGCGCGGCGCGCTCCCGCTCGCCGGCCGCCAGGAGCGTCTCGGCGAGGCGCAGGGCGACGTACAGCGTCTCGTGGGGGCGGTCGAGGTCCCGCAGCGCCTCGTACGTCCCCTCCCAGTCGGCGACGGTCGCCGCGCCCCGCGCGCGCAGCAGCTCGGCGCGCAGCAGTTCCGCGTACCCGTGCCACACCGGCACGGGCGTGGGGACAGGGCGGGCAGCCGCGCGGATGCGGTCGAGGACGGCCTCGCGGCCCGCGTCGGCGGCGGGCAGGCCGCGCGTCGTGGCCTCCAGGCGCGCGGCGGCGACGAGGAGCGGCCACGCGTAGCGATGCACGTTGGGCGAGAAGGGTGTGCTCAGGGCCTCGTCGAGGAGGGCGCGTCCGGCGACGGCGTCGCGTGCCTCGGTCGCGAGGCCGATGCCGAGCGCGAGCAGCGGGAGGCGGCGCTGCGGGGCGTGGCCGTCGGGCCCGGCGAGGGCGCGCAGCGTGTCGTACGCCTCGCGCGCCGCCGCCGTGTCGCCCGTGCGCAGCGCGAGGCCGCCGCGCGTGAGGGCCGTGAAGGCCCGTACGTCGGCTCCTGCGCCCGGCTGGTCGGCGCGGCGCAGGGCCTCCTCGGCGTCGGTGTGGCGGCCGAGCGAGAGGAGGGACTCGGCGGCGTTGGACCACGTGAAGGCCGCGCTGCCGACGAGCCCGTGGCGCGCGCAGATCCCGGCGCCCTCGGCGGCGACGCGGGCGGCGTCGGCGGAGCGGCCGATGCCTTCGAGCACGGAGGGGAGGTTCGCGACGGCGCGCGCGAGGTGGTCGGGGGGCGCGAGCGCGAGGGCGCGCTCCCTCGTCTCGTACAGCTCGGCGAGCCCGCCGTCGATGTCCCCTGCGGCGACGCGGAGGACGCCGCGCGTGACGTGCGCGGAGAGTTCGGTGTCGACGGCGCCGACCATGCGGGCGTAGGCGACGGCGCGTTCGGCGGAGACGAGGCTGTCGGGGCCCGGTTTGTTGACCATCTCCCAGCCCGCGAGGTGCGCGAGGACTTCGGCGTGGACGTCGGAGGGCGGCAGTCCCCGCACGAGTTCCTCGGCGCGGCGCAGTTCGGCGCCGCCGTCGCCGCGGCCGAGCGCGGTGGCGAGGCGCGAGCGGCGGGTCAGGAACCAGGCGGTGCGCAGCGGGTCGGGCTCCTGTTCCAGGAGCCGCAGGGCGCGCCCGACGAGGGTGTAGGCGCGCCGGGCCTCGCCGCTCATGCGCCCGGCGGTGGCGGCCTCGGCGAGGAGGTCGAGGGGAACGGGGGTGCCCGGTGCGGGCTCCGGCACCTGCTCGCGCAGTTCCAGGGCGCGGTCGAGGTGGTGGAGCTGTTCGGCGTACGCGTGCCGGTCACGGGCGCTCGCGGCGGCGCGGAGGGCCGCGGGCAAGGCCTTGGCGGGCTCGCGCGCGGCGTACCAGTACCCGGCGAGGCGGGCGTCGCGTTCCTCGGCGCGCACGAGGTGCGGGGCGGCTTCGACGGTCTCGGCGTAGCGGCGGTTGAGCGCGGAGCGCTCGCCGGGCAGCAGGTCCTCGCCGACGGCCTCACGGACGAGCGAGTGCCGGAAGCGGTAGCCGTCGCCCTCGGGCGTCGGGCTCAGCAGGTGGGCGCCCGTGGCGGCGCGCAGCGCGTCGAGCAGCGCGTCCTCTGCCATCCCGCTGACGGCGGCGAGCAGCGGGTGCTCGACGGCGGAGCCGCCCTCGGCGACGAGGCGCAGCACCCGCCCGGCGTCCGGCGGCAGGGCCTCGACGCGGACCAGGAGCAGTTCGCGCAGGTTCTCGCTGAGCCCCGGGCGGTGCCCCGCGCGCAGCGAGACGGCCAGTTCCTCGACGAAGAAGGCGTTGCCCTCGGAGCGCGCGTATATCTCGTCGACGAGGGCCGCTTCGGGCTCGGCGCCGAGTATCCCGGCGAGCTGGCGGCGTACGTCGGCGTGGCCGAGGCGCGCGAGGTCGATACGGTGCACGGCGCGCAGCCGGTCCAGCTCGGCGAGCAGGGGCCGCAGGGGGTGCCGCCGGTGCAGGTCGTCGGAGCGGTACGTGGCGAGGAGCAGCAGCCGTCCCGCGCGCAGCGTACGCAGCAGGTGCGCGTACAGGTGGCGCGTCGAGGCGTCCGCCCAGTGCAGGTCTTCGAGTACGAGGACGAGCGGGCGCGCGGCGGAGAGTTCCTCCAGGAGCCGCGTGACGTGGCCGAAAAGGCGCGCGCTGTCCTCGGCGGAGTGCGGTACGCCGGACGGGCCGGGCGCGTCCGCGGTTCCCGCGTGCGGCCCGGCGTCCGCGGTTCCCGCGCGCGGCCCGGCGGTCTCGGGGAGGAGCCGCGCGAGGTCGGCGCCCATGCCGGCGCCCGCGCGCGCGAACTCGTCGGGCCGCGCGGCGCGCAGTGTGCGCAGGGCCGTGGCGAAGGGCGCGAACGGCAGCCCGTCGCCCCCCAACTCGACGCAGCCCCCGACCGCGACGAGCGCCCCCGCGCGCCGCGCCTCGCGCCCGAACTCCTCGACGAGCCGCGTCTTGCCGACCCCCGCCTCCCCCGCGAGCACCAGCGCGCGCGGCCCGTCCGCGGCGGGCGTCGACACCTCGCCGAGCGCGGCGGCGAGCACGCCCGACTCGGCGTCCCGTCCCACGAAGACGGGGCTGAGCGACTGGTTCTGCACGCGTCCGAGCATCGCACAGGGGTACGACAACGCCGCCGCGCGCACGACGAGCCCCCCGCCCGCCGGGACCCCGCTCACCCCCGTACCCCCTGCGCGGCACGCACCCGCCGGACGCGGCGCAGCAGGACCCGTACCGCCCTCGCGACGCGTCCCCGCGACGCGACGTCACGCGGCTCCGGCGACGCGACGTGGTGCCCAACCGACGCGACGTCACGCGGCCCGGACGACGCGACATCGCGCGACCCGGACTCGGCGTCACGTGACCCGCCCGACGCGACGTCACGCGGCGTCGGTGCCCCGTCCCGCCGCCCCGTCGCGCCGCGCTCCCGTGCCGCCCGGCGGCGCGTCGTCCGCGCGTGCCGCGCCGCCGCGACCGCCTCCCTCGTCAGCACCTCCGCGCGGGCCTCGGCGCGCAGTTGCGCCGCCCGCGTCCGGTACGTCTCGTAGTCGTAGCCCCACATGTGCGCCCCCTGGACCGTGCCGCGGCGCTTCTCGCCGCGGCGTGGTGCCAGCCTCCGCGCTGAGGCGGGGGCGACGCGTCGGCCGATCGCCCACGACGCGCCGTGCGGGGGCCTCAGCGCGTGCGGCGCGGGGCCTTACGCACGGCGCCCGGAGGGCTTAGGCGCGCGTTACGCCGTCCTTCGGCGCGTCCCACTCGTGGGCCAGGACGGCCCACCCCTCCATGTCGTGGCGCACCCCGCCCCTCGGGTTGCTCTCCCTGTGGACCGCCTCGCGCGTCATCCCGAGGCGTCGGGCGACGGCGGTGCTCGCGGTGTTCCCGGCGGCGGCCCACCACTCGACGCGGTGCATGCCGCGCTCGTGGAAGGCCCAGTCGGCGAGGACGCGGCAGGCGCGCGTGACGAGGCCGCGTCCCGTACCGGCGGGTTCCAGCCAGCAGCCGATCTCGCAGACGCCGGTCGCGGCGTCGAAGACGCGGAAGAGGACGCCGCCGACGAGCGTGCCCCCTCCCGACCGCTCGCAGCCGGTCCAGATCCCGTAGAGGTAGCCCTCGTCGGCGGCGCGCTTGGTCGCGTACCTGTGCAGCAGGTCGCGCGCGGTGTCCTCCGAGACGACCGCGTCGACGAAACCTATGTAGGTGCCGATGAAGTCGCGGCCGCGTTCGACGTGGGCGAGGAACTCGGCGGCGTGCCAGGTCTCCAGGGGCCGCAGCTCCGCGCCCTCGGGGCCGAGCGGAATGGCGAACAAGGTGCCTCCAGGGTGGGGCGGGGCCGGTCAGCCGGCCCGTACCCGGTCGTCCTCGTGGACGGGCGCTTCCGCGCGCCCGCTCCCGTCCGCCGGAGACGGACGGGGCACGACTCTAGAGGCGGCGTCCTCGTCCGACACCGGCTTTTCGATCGTGAGCCGGGGCAGCCACCGGTCGAGCCACTTCGGCAGCCACCAGTTCGCACCACCGAGCATGTGCATGAGCGCGGGCACGAGCAGGGTCCGTAGGACGAAGGCGTCGAGGGCGACGGCGACGGCGAGCGCGATGCCGAACATCGAGATGACGCGGTCGCCGGAGAGGACGAAGGCGAGGAAGACGGAGATCATGATGACGGCCGCCGAGTTGATGACGCGGCTCGTCTCGGCGAGTCCGACGCGTACCGCGCGGCGGTTGTCGCCGGTCTCGCGCCACTCCTCGTACATCCGGCTGACGAGGAAGACCTGGTAGTCCATCGAGAGCCCGAAGAGCACCGAGACCATGATCACCGGGAGGAAGGGCTCGATGGGCCCGGAGGCGCCGAGGCCGAGCAGTTCGCTGCCCCAGCCCCACTGGAACATCGCGACGACGACGCCGAAGGCCCCGCCGACGGCGGCGATGTTCATGACGGCGGCCTTGAGGGGGATCGCGAGCGAGCGGAAGGCGAGCAGCAGCAGGACGGAGCCGAGGGCGACGACGATGCCGATGAACATCGGCATCTTCCCGACGATGAGCCGGGCGAAGTCGTCGTACCCGGCCGTGACGCCGCCGACCGCGACGTCGAGCGAGGTGCCGCTCTCGGCGCGCGGCAGCACGTCGTCGCGCAGCCGCTCGACGAGCGCGCTGGTCTGCTTGGACTGCGGCGAGGAGCCGGGCACGACGGTGAGGTACGCGGCGTCGCCGCGCTGGTCGTACGTGACGGGGCTGACGGAGGCGACGCCCCGGACATCGGCGAGGTCGGCGTGGAGCCGGTCGAGCGCGAGGCGGTCCTGCGCGCCGTCGACGTGCGTGACGAGGGTGAGCGGCCCGTTGGCGCCGGGCCCGAAGCCGGAGCCCTCGCCGCCGTCGCCCGCGAGGAGGTCGTACGCCTTGCGCGTCGTGGACGTAGCGGGGTTGTTGCCCTGGTCGGAGGTGCCGAGGTGGAGGGAGAAGGTGGGCAGGGCGAGGAGCGCGACCACGGCGACGGCGCCCGCGCCGAGGAGCCGCGGATGCCGTTCGACGAACGCCGACCAGCGCGCCGCGAAGCCGCTCGGCGTCTCCGGCTCGGGCCCGCGCTCCGCGAGCCGGTGCCGCTCGCGGCGGCTGAGGGCGCGGGGGCCGGTGTACGAGAGGAGCGCGGGCAGCAGCGTGACGGAGGCGGCGACGGTGAGCAGGACGGTGAGCGCGGCGGCGATCGCGACGCCGTTGAGGAAGGAGAGCCGCAGGACGAGCATCCCGAGCAGGGCGATGCACACGGTGGCCCCGGCGAACACGACGGCGCGCCCGGTCGTCGCCGTCGCGTCGACGGCGGCCTTGTCGGGCTCGGCGCCGCGCCGCAGGGCTCTGCGGTGGCGCGTGACGATGAAGAGCGCGTAGTCGATGCCGACGCCGAGGCCGACGAGCATCCCCAGCATGGGCGCGAAGTCGGCGACGGTCATGGCGTGGCCGAGGAGCGTGATGGCGCTGTAGGCGGTGCCGACGGCGACGAGCGCGGTCGCGATGGGCAGGAGGCTCGCGAGGAGCGAGCCGAAGGCGAGGAAGAGGACGACGGCGGCCACGCCGACGCCGATGGCCTCGCTCAGGTGGAGCCCGGAGGATTCGGTGGCGGCGACGGCGCTGCCGCCCAGTTCGACCTGGAGGTCGGGGCCCGCCGCGTCCCGCGCGGTGTCGACGACGGCTCGCGCCTGTCCGGCGGGCAGGTCGTCGGCGGACTTGTCGAAGGTGACGGTGGCGTACGCGGTGTGCCCGTCGGCGCTGATGCCGCCGCCTTCGCCGGTGCCCTGGTAGGGGCCCGCGACGCCGGAGACGCCGGGCAGGTCCGCGAGGTCGTCGAGGGTGCGGCCCATCGTCTGCTCGACGGCGGCGGCACGGACCGAGCCCTCGTCGGTGTGCCACACGACGGTGTCGCTGTCGCCCGCGAGCCCGGGGAAGTTCTCCTCCAGGAGCCGCGTCGCGCGGCCGGACTCGGTGCCGGGGGCGTCGTAGTTGTTCGAGTACGCGGAACCGGCGAGCAGCCCGCCCACCGCGGTGCCCGCGAGCACCACGAACCACAGGACGACGGTGAGAAGACGGTGCTTGACGCACCAGCGGGCGAGTGCTGCCACGGACGGCTCCCTGGGGGCTTCGTGGACGTGCGGAGGGAGCCACATGGCGCGATCGCGACTGCGGACGCCATGGGGGCAGGCCCCGAAACCGGCCTGGGGCGGGCGGTTTCGGACACTGTGGCAGCAAAACCTGATCGTTTGACCGTTTCGTGTGCGGCCTCACAGGGACTTATTCCCGCCCTACGAGACTTTTTCAGGACGGGGAACTCATCGTCACCCGGAGGGCGCACACCCGTACACCCGAAACCACGCAAGGGGCACCCGGACACCCGGACGAGGCCGAGCCGGGTGCACATCCGTACACCGAATCGGAACGGGCCGGGTGAGTGCACACGTGTACACCAAAGGGGCGGCTCCCCACCTCTCAGTGGGAAACCGCCCCCTTACCGCCCTCGCCGACCCGCGGAGGGGTCGGTTGGCCGGTTGTTACTCGCTCACGCCCAGCTTCTCCAGGATGAGCTGCTTGACCCGGGCCGCGTCGGCCTGGCCGCGGGTCGCCTTCATGACGGCGCCGACGAGCGCGCCGGCCGCGGCGACCTTCCCGGCGCGGATCTTGTCGGCGATGGCCGCGTTGCCCGCGATGGCCTCGTCCACGGCGGTGCCGAGGGCGCCCTCGTCGGAGACGACCTTGAGGCCGCGCTTCTCGACGACGGTGTCGGGGTCGCCCTCACCGGCCAGCACGCCGTCGATGACCTGACGGGCGAGCTTGTCGTTGAGGTCGCCCGCGGCCACGAGCACGGTGACGCGCGCGACCTGCGCGGGGGTGATGGGCAGCTCGTCGAGCGCGCGACCGGACTCGTTGGCGTTACGCGCCAGCTCGCCCATCCACCACTTGCGGGCCTGGTCGGCGGGGGCCCCGGCGTCGATCGTCGCGACGATCGGGTCGAGGGCTCCCGCGTTGAGCATCGACTGCATCTCGTGCGCGCCGACGCCCCACTCCTCGCGGAGCCGGTTGCGGCGGGCGAGCGGCAGCTCGGGCAGTTCGCCGCGCAGCTCCTCGACCCACTCCTTCGGCGGGGCCACGGGCACGAGGTCGGGCTCCGGGAAGTACCGGTAGTCCTCCGCGTTGTCCTTGATCCGCCCGGAGGTGGTGGAGCCGTCCTCCTCGTGGAAGTGGCGGGTCTCCTGCACGATCGTGCCCCCGGAGGAGAGCACGGCGGCGTGCCGCTGGATCTCGTAGCGGGCGGCGCGCTCGACGGAGCGCAGCGAGTTGACGTTCTTCGTCTCGCTGCGGGTGCCGAGCGGCGTGGTCCCGTTGGGGCGCAGCGACAGGTTCACGTCGCAGCGCATCTGCCCCTTGTCCATCCGCGCCTCGGACACGCCGAGGGAGCGGATGACCTCGCGCAGCTCGGCGACGTAGGCACGGGCGACCTCGGGGGCACGCTTCCCGGCTCCCTCGATCGGCTTGGTGACGATCTCGATGAGGGGGATGCCTGCGCGGTTGTAGTCGAGCAGCGAGTGCGAGGCGCCGTGGATGCGCCCGGTGGCGCCGCCGATGTGGAGGGACTTGCCGGTGTCCTCCTCCATGTGGGCGCGCTCGATCTCCACGCGGAAGACGCTGCCGTCCTCCAGCTGCACGTCGAGGTAGCCGTCGAAGGCGATGGGCTCGTCGTACTGGGAGGTCTGGAAGTTCTTCGGCATGTCCGGATAGAAGTAGTTCTTCCGGGCGAAGCGGCACCACTCGGCGATCGAGCAGTTGAGCGCGAGACCGATACGGATCGCGGACTCGACGCCGACGGCGTTGACCACCGGGAGGGCCCCGGGCAGGCCGAGGCAGGTGGGGCAGGTCTGCGCGTTGGGCTCGGCGCCCTGAGCGGCGGAGCACCCGCAGAACATCTTGGTCCTGGTGCCGAGCTCGACATGGACCTCCAGGCCCATGACGGGGTCGTAGGACGCGAGGGCGTCCTCGTACGGCACCAGGTCAGCGGTGACGGTCACGGTGAAACTTTCCCTCTCAGCCCAGCAGGACGTCGTCGTCACCGAGGCGCTTCAGCTCCCGGTAGAGGATGGCGAGCCCGGTGATGATGCCTGCGCCGGTCACGACGGCGTCGATCAGGCGCAGCTTGTCGCCATCGGTGCGGGCGCGCTTGACCTGCTTGACGACGTTGATCGCGCCGAAGGCGGTGGTGCCGATCGACACGTAGGTGCCGGTCTTGGACTTCTTGAAACCCTTGGCCTTGCTCAGTGCGTTGCTCACAGCGACGGTGCCTCCTCAAGCAGCGGGTGCCCCCAGCGTTCCACGAAAGCGGCCTCGACGGCGGCTCCGACCTTGTAGAGGCGCTCGTCCTTCATCGCCGGGGCGACGATCTGGAGCCCGACCGGGAGCCCGTCCTCCGGCGCGAGGCCGCAGGGCAGGGACATCGCGGCGTTGCCCGCGAGGTTCGCCGGGATGGTGCACAGGTCGGCGAGGTACATCGCCATCGGGTCGTCGCTGCGCTCACCGATCGGGAAGGCGGTGGTGGGCGTGGTGGGCGAGACGATGACGTCGACCTGCTCGAAGGCGCGCGCGAAGTCCTGCGTGATGAGCGTGCGGACCTTCTGCGCGGAGCCGTAGTACGCGTCGTAGTAGCCCGAGCTGAGCGCGTACGTACCGAGGATGACGCGCCGCTTGACCTCGGGCCCGAAGCCCTCGCCGCGTGTGATCGCGGTGACGTCCTCGGCCGAACGGGTGCCGTCGTCGCCCACGCGCAGCCCGTACCGCATGGCGTCGAAGCGCGCGAGGTTCGAGGAGCACTCGGAGGGGGCGATGAGGTAGTACGCGGAGAGCGCGAGGTCGAAGGACGGGCAGTCCAGCTCGACGATCTCGGCGCCCAGCTCCTTGAGCAGTTCGACGGACTCGTCGAAGCGCTGCACGACACCGGCCTGATAGCCCTCGCCGCGGAACTGCTTGACGACGCCGACGCGCATCCCGACGA comes from Streptomyces sp. Tu6071 and encodes:
- the gatB gene encoding Asp-tRNA(Asn)/Glu-tRNA(Gln) amidotransferase subunit GatB — translated: MTVTADLVPYEDALASYDPVMGLEVHVELGTRTKMFCGCSAAQGAEPNAQTCPTCLGLPGALPVVNAVGVESAIRIGLALNCSIAEWCRFARKNYFYPDMPKNFQTSQYDEPIAFDGYLDVQLEDGSVFRVEIERAHMEEDTGKSLHIGGATGRIHGASHSLLDYNRAGIPLIEIVTKPIEGAGKRAPEVARAYVAELREVIRSLGVSEARMDKGQMRCDVNLSLRPNGTTPLGTRSETKNVNSLRSVERAARYEIQRHAAVLSSGGTIVQETRHFHEEDGSTTSGRIKDNAEDYRYFPEPDLVPVAPPKEWVEELRGELPELPLARRNRLREEWGVGAHEMQSMLNAGALDPIVATIDAGAPADQARKWWMGELARNANESGRALDELPITPAQVARVTVLVAAGDLNDKLARQVIDGVLAGEGDPDTVVEKRGLKVVSDEGALGTAVDEAIAGNAAIADKIRAGKVAAAGALVGAVMKATRGQADAARVKQLILEKLGVSE
- a CDS encoding GNAT family N-acetyltransferase, which produces MFAIPLGPEGAELRPLETWHAAEFLAHVERGRDFIGTYIGFVDAVVSEDTARDLLHRYATKRAADEGYLYGIWTGCERSGGGTLVGGVLFRVFDAATGVCEIGCWLEPAGTGRGLVTRACRVLADWAFHERGMHRVEWWAAAGNTASTAVARRLGMTREAVHRESNPRGGVRHDMEGWAVLAHEWDAPKDGVTRA
- a CDS encoding MMPL family transporter, with protein sequence MAALARWCVKHRLLTVVLWFVVLAGTAVGGLLAGSAYSNNYDAPGTESGRATRLLEENFPGLAGDSDTVVWHTDEGSVRAAAVEQTMGRTLDDLADLPGVSGVAGPYQGTGEGGGISADGHTAYATVTFDKSADDLPAGQARAVVDTARDAAGPDLQVELGGSAVAATESSGLHLSEAIGVGVAAVVLFLAFGSLLASLLPIATALVAVGTAYSAITLLGHAMTVADFAPMLGMLVGLGVGIDYALFIVTRHRRALRRGAEPDKAAVDATATTGRAVVFAGATVCIALLGMLVLRLSFLNGVAIAAALTVLLTVAASVTLLPALLSYTGPRALSRRERHRLAERGPEPETPSGFAARWSAFVERHPRLLGAGAVAVVALLALPTFSLHLGTSDQGNNPATSTTRKAYDLLAGDGGEGSGFGPGANGPLTLVTHVDGAQDRLALDRLHADLADVRGVASVSPVTYDQRGDAAYLTVVPGSSPQSKQTSALVERLRDDVLPRAESGTSLDVAVGGVTAGYDDFARLIVGKMPMFIGIVVALGSVLLLLAFRSLAIPLKAAVMNIAAVGGAFGVVVAMFQWGWGSELLGLGASGPIEPFLPVIMVSVLFGLSMDYQVFLVSRMYEEWRETGDNRRAVRVGLAETSRVINSAAVIMISVFLAFVLSGDRVISMFGIALAVAVALDAFVLRTLLVPALMHMLGGANWWLPKWLDRWLPRLTIEKPVSDEDAASRVVPRPSPADGSGRAEAPVHEDDRVRAG
- a CDS encoding helix-turn-helix transcriptional regulator, which gives rise to MLGRVQNQSLSPVFVGRDAESGVLAAALGEVSTPAADGPRALVLAGEAGVGKTRLVEEFGREARRAGALVAVGGCVELGGDGLPFAPFATALRTLRAARPDEFARAGAGMGADLARLLPETAGPRAGTADAGPHAGTADAPGPSGVPHSAEDSARLFGHVTRLLEELSAARPLVLVLEDLHWADASTRHLYAHLLRTLRAGRLLLLATYRSDDLHRRHPLRPLLAELDRLRAVHRIDLARLGHADVRRQLAGILGAEPEAALVDEIYARSEGNAFFVEELAVSLRAGHRPGLSENLRELLLVRVEALPPDAGRVLRLVAEGGSAVEHPLLAAVSGMAEDALLDALRAATGAHLLSPTPEGDGYRFRHSLVREAVGEDLLPGERSALNRRYAETVEAAPHLVRAEERDARLAGYWYAAREPAKALPAALRAAASARDRHAYAEQLHHLDRALELREQVPEPAPGTPVPLDLLAEAATAGRMSGEARRAYTLVGRALRLLEQEPDPLRTAWFLTRRSRLATALGRGDGGAELRRAEELVRGLPPSDVHAEVLAHLAGWEMVNKPGPDSLVSAERAVAYARMVGAVDTELSAHVTRGVLRVAAGDIDGGLAELYETRERALALAPPDHLARAVANLPSVLEGIGRSADAARVAAEGAGICARHGLVGSAAFTWSNAAESLLSLGRHTDAEEALRRADQPGAGADVRAFTALTRGGLALRTGDTAAAREAYDTLRALAGPDGHAPQRRLPLLALGIGLATEARDAVAGRALLDEALSTPFSPNVHRYAWPLLVAAARLEATTRGLPAADAGREAVLDRIRAAARPVPTPVPVWHGYAELLRAELLRARGAATVADWEGTYEALRDLDRPHETLYVALRLAETLLAAGERERAAHVLAPVRETAGRFGYAPLAREAAELARRGRLLPASEPPARPALAPAQTLGLTARESEVLRLVAAGHSNRRIAETLYISPKTASVHVSRIIAKLGVTGRGEAAAVAHRLRLFPEREEV
- a CDS encoding DUF6191 domain-containing protein is translated as MFSAFDMLFNPGRKHTDDERSRLELTREDVGDGDPGHGPIDLRSGKVTVRVATSGLVPPTTENTPEETLDPPAPEPRAVTDPGVWRI